Proteins co-encoded in one Haloarcula pelagica genomic window:
- a CDS encoding glycosyltransferase family 4 protein: protein MKKEVIPVRDGQTKVLIFTFSTRGATSDYPVKLANGLAGLVEVHVVCPDSTDIQELFHDEVRTHPYQTELKSGIRSFTTGIQGLSEQFRLVREISPDVIHFPFLTPLRSVTLLPLLATLKTPMVGTIHDPISHSGMQVGPRNMDLGGRVNAVASHLLDQIIVHGQACRKQASGLWYPTDRISIVPHGLFDHFTEYDYESAQTEDDTVLFFGNIRPNKGYDRIPEILDRVEEFVPEITALIAGSPSNARTVDTNRIERTIKKLEDDDRIELHNRFIPNEEVGTFFSRATVTVLPYYDASFSGVAMIAYAFGVPIVATDVGDVGRLVRADKSGIVTENGSRAVADGITELLTDETRRRECRENIIMNRSRYQWENIAREVIDVYRTAVQE, encoded by the coding sequence GTGAAAAAGGAGGTGATTCCGGTGAGAGATGGCCAAACTAAAGTTCTCATATTTACGTTCAGCACAAGGGGAGCCACCAGTGATTACCCCGTTAAACTCGCAAACGGTCTTGCTGGCCTTGTGGAAGTCCATGTCGTCTGCCCTGACAGTACAGACATTCAGGAACTATTTCATGATGAAGTCAGGACTCACCCGTACCAGACGGAGCTGAAGTCCGGGATCCGTTCATTCACGACCGGAATTCAAGGCCTTTCCGAGCAATTCAGGCTTGTGCGAGAAATTTCCCCGGATGTAATCCACTTCCCATTCCTCACGCCACTCCGGTCGGTGACCCTTCTTCCGCTTCTTGCCACGCTAAAAACGCCGATGGTCGGAACGATACACGACCCAATTTCTCACAGCGGAATGCAAGTTGGACCAAGAAACATGGACCTCGGAGGGCGGGTGAACGCAGTCGCTAGCCACCTTCTGGATCAGATTATCGTACACGGGCAGGCCTGCCGGAAACAGGCGTCTGGGCTATGGTACCCGACAGACCGAATCTCGATTGTTCCACATGGACTGTTTGATCACTTTACAGAGTACGACTACGAGAGTGCACAGACAGAAGATGACACCGTGTTGTTTTTCGGTAATATCAGGCCAAACAAGGGATACGACAGAATCCCAGAGATATTAGATCGGGTCGAAGAATTCGTTCCAGAAATAACTGCACTCATCGCCGGCAGCCCCTCAAATGCCCGGACTGTCGACACAAATCGTATTGAACGGACCATTAAAAAGCTTGAAGATGACGACCGGATCGAGTTGCATAATCGGTTTATACCAAATGAAGAAGTCGGGACGTTTTTTTCACGTGCAACAGTGACTGTTCTGCCATATTATGATGCCAGTTTCAGTGGTGTCGCAATGATCGCATATGCTTTCGGGGTACCGATAGTCGCGACCGATGTCGGTGATGTTGGCCGTCTGGTACGAGCAGATAAGAGTGGAATCGTTACTGAAAACGGGTCGCGCGCAGTGGCAGACGGAATTACAGAACTACTCACAGATGAAACACGGAGGCGAGAATGTCGAGAAAATATTATTATGAATCGTAGTCGTTACCAATGGGAGAATATCGCACGCGAAGTCATAGACGTGTATCGAACTGCGGTACAGGAATAA
- a CDS encoding oligosaccharide flippase family protein, giving the protein MSDEVESALQSTARGASIFTIGRITSQLLGFVFNAILTNYLGPIGYGIITYADTVMMTILNIADLGADKALLRFLPDDNPDERENTLGLAGLSVILAGVGSGVILYVTAPVISSYTIANDSFITVLRVMAFVLPFRALTKIVQSSFRALERPTYQLGISEGLLPVSRLVAAMVSVVLGLAVEGIATALLVSTILLSAAALSLFLSRTELRPRPEASRERISRFFSYSLPLTVNSAGSYLVNNVDLIMVGFLGLGSAAVGQYRAAALMTTAAALPLSGINQIFPARASRLFDQGQKEELDSLYKTVTRWALTATLPIAVGLVVFRAPLLSVLGSEFVTAQFVLAVLLIRRLSDAGAGPCGYLLMMTDHERLVTANNVILGLSNVALNFILIAEFGVIGAAAATAASVTVFNFIKVFEVWWFERLVPYSGAFLKPLFAGLVCGGVMILLERLLLLVGLDIGMIRAFVGGIVGVCAYLIILYALGVDEKDKKLVENLYV; this is encoded by the coding sequence ATGAGCGACGAAGTCGAGTCAGCACTACAGTCCACCGCACGGGGTGCGTCAATATTCACCATCGGTCGGATCACGAGTCAGCTTCTCGGGTTCGTGTTCAATGCGATACTAACGAACTACCTTGGCCCGATCGGCTACGGGATTATCACATATGCCGACACGGTCATGATGACGATACTTAACATCGCGGATCTTGGTGCTGACAAAGCACTATTACGTTTCTTACCGGATGACAATCCAGATGAGCGGGAAAATACGCTCGGTCTCGCTGGCCTTTCGGTTATTCTCGCAGGGGTCGGGTCTGGGGTTATTCTCTACGTGACCGCACCGGTCATTTCCTCATACACCATTGCGAACGATTCCTTCATTACCGTCCTCCGTGTGATGGCGTTCGTTCTTCCGTTCAGAGCACTCACGAAAATCGTTCAAAGCAGTTTCCGGGCACTTGAGCGACCTACGTACCAGTTAGGCATCTCAGAAGGATTGTTACCAGTCTCCCGGTTAGTCGCCGCAATGGTCTCTGTCGTGCTTGGTTTGGCCGTTGAGGGGATTGCTACCGCACTGCTGGTCTCTACAATTCTATTGTCTGCTGCCGCCCTGTCGTTATTTCTATCAAGGACTGAACTCCGACCACGTCCGGAAGCGTCTCGTGAACGTATTTCCCGCTTTTTTTCGTATTCGTTACCATTGACAGTCAATTCGGCCGGCTCGTACCTAGTCAACAATGTTGATCTGATAATGGTCGGGTTTCTTGGCCTTGGTAGTGCTGCAGTTGGGCAGTATCGTGCTGCTGCTCTGATGACGACCGCAGCGGCTCTCCCGCTCTCCGGCATCAATCAGATATTCCCAGCGCGGGCATCGCGATTGTTTGATCAAGGACAGAAAGAGGAGTTGGACTCGCTGTATAAAACCGTGACACGGTGGGCACTAACCGCTACGCTTCCAATCGCCGTCGGGTTGGTTGTGTTCCGGGCACCCCTTTTGTCAGTATTAGGAAGCGAGTTCGTCACTGCGCAGTTCGTACTTGCTGTGCTGTTAATTCGTCGTCTATCAGATGCGGGTGCTGGGCCATGTGGATACCTACTAATGATGACAGATCATGAACGCTTGGTGACAGCCAATAATGTCATTCTTGGGCTTTCAAACGTAGCTCTCAATTTCATATTAATCGCAGAATTCGGTGTGATCGGTGCTGCTGCTGCCACTGCGGCCTCAGTCACAGTATTTAATTTTATCAAGGTATTCGAGGTGTGGTGGTTTGAACGATTGGTTCCGTACTCAGGTGCCTTTTTAAAGCCATTGTTTGCAGGTTTGGTCTGCGGGGGAGTGATGATTCTGTTAGAAAGATTGTTGTTATTGGTTGGCCTTGATATCGGCATGATTCGTGCTTTTGTAGGAGGTATTGTTGGTGTGTGTGCATACCTTATCATATTATATGCACTAGGAGTGGATGAAAAGGATAAGAAATTGGTTGAGAATTTATATGTATAG
- a CDS encoding sulfatase-like hydrolase/transferase, protein MPSVAIVVLDTLRQDYFEEHFNWLPGTRFEQCLTTSNWTIPTHASLFTGRYASEVGTYARSTDLGNDYPTLGGVTTNHTSRFYSANPQMGYFEGWTEPYDDVMSPWEIKQPDSTHLVDWDQFAVTCDETGPKRYFEALKTAIQHNGPTLQSLKKGYEASMLDRTDSDDSGARAIRDQLRRSSFDDEEFIFVNLMEAHSPYTPPTEYQTIDETVDPVFVDRWADDPPDKQVAQQAYDDAVRYLSDVYEEIFTELADAVDYVVTVADHGELLGDHGHWNHVHGLFPELTHVPLVISGADVPEENTEMVVSLLDVHRTAAELLGVANRTDGRGRSLLSPLDPEPQFTEFHGLPQWIEAQLENYGVSDQYDTYDEPLYGVWHLEDGYGYQSVERPTQSIDFQAHQKLIEDFCGTVPTQLERTGTDVNDAVREQLEDLGYA, encoded by the coding sequence ATGCCTTCCGTTGCAATAGTTGTCCTTGATACTCTCCGTCAAGACTATTTCGAGGAGCACTTCAACTGGCTTCCAGGTACCCGATTTGAGCAATGCCTCACGACTTCGAACTGGACGATTCCGACCCACGCCAGTCTGTTCACCGGCCGGTACGCTTCCGAGGTTGGGACATACGCACGGTCAACCGACCTCGGCAACGACTATCCGACTCTCGGAGGAGTGACGACCAACCATACGTCGCGGTTCTACTCGGCGAACCCACAGATGGGCTATTTTGAGGGGTGGACCGAGCCGTACGACGACGTGATGTCCCCATGGGAGATTAAACAACCAGATTCAACACACCTCGTAGACTGGGACCAGTTCGCGGTCACTTGCGACGAAACTGGACCGAAGCGGTATTTCGAGGCGTTGAAGACTGCGATCCAACACAATGGCCCGACGCTCCAGTCGCTGAAGAAGGGCTACGAGGCGTCTATGCTTGACAGGACCGACTCGGACGACTCCGGTGCGCGTGCAATCCGTGACCAGCTCCGTAGGAGCTCCTTCGATGATGAGGAGTTTATTTTCGTCAACCTCATGGAAGCACATTCGCCGTACACGCCGCCTACGGAGTACCAAACCATTGATGAGACGGTCGATCCGGTGTTCGTGGACAGGTGGGCTGACGACCCACCAGATAAACAGGTCGCCCAGCAGGCGTACGACGACGCAGTGCGGTATCTTTCCGATGTTTATGAAGAGATATTCACCGAACTAGCCGACGCAGTCGACTATGTCGTTACGGTTGCAGATCATGGCGAACTCCTCGGTGATCACGGCCACTGGAACCACGTTCACGGTCTGTTTCCTGAACTAACTCACGTTCCGCTCGTGATCTCGGGTGCTGACGTTCCAGAAGAGAACACGGAGATGGTCGTAAGCTTGCTTGATGTTCATCGGACGGCTGCCGAGTTGCTTGGAGTCGCAAATCGTACTGACGGACGAGGAAGATCACTGTTGTCGCCACTTGACCCAGAACCACAATTCACCGAGTTCCATGGACTTCCGCAGTGGATCGAAGCACAGTTGGAGAACTACGGCGTTTCGGATCAGTACGACACCTATGACGAACCGCTGTACGGCGTCTGGCATCTTGAAGACGGATACGGATACCAGTCCGTCGAACGACCTACCCAGAGTATCGATTTTCAAGCCCACCAGAAGCTGATAGAAGATTTCTGTGGGACCGTTCCTACGCAACTGGAACGCACCGGAACCGATGTCAACGATGCAGTGCGAGAACAACTCGAGGACTTGGGATATGCTTAG
- a CDS encoding glycosyltransferase family 4 protein gives MPDDPALLYVGAQKESKGLDTLFAAVEQLPNVTTHICGDGPYANVTERRASELDNVVYHGFVSEAELTRLRQESTASVVPSIWMENSPLTIYESFAAGLPVVGSDIGGIPELVADGKRGYTFEPKSTSGFVEAIEQILDHGPDMRAAVLRWARQRTIETHVSNLETLYTG, from the coding sequence GTGCCTGATGATCCAGCTCTCCTCTATGTCGGTGCACAAAAGGAGTCAAAAGGTCTCGATACGCTCTTTGCGGCTGTAGAACAACTTCCCAACGTAACCACTCATATTTGTGGAGATGGGCCCTATGCCAATGTAACCGAACGTCGGGCATCCGAACTGGACAACGTGGTGTATCACGGGTTCGTCTCCGAGGCAGAACTCACCCGCCTCAGGCAAGAATCAACTGCTTCGGTCGTTCCATCAATTTGGATGGAAAATTCACCATTAACGATTTACGAAAGTTTCGCGGCTGGGCTCCCCGTTGTCGGCAGTGACATCGGTGGAATTCCGGAGCTTGTCGCAGATGGGAAACGCGGCTACACGTTTGAGCCGAAGTCTACCAGCGGATTCGTCGAAGCGATAGAACAGATACTCGATCACGGACCAGATATGCGGGCAGCAGTCCTCAGGTGGGCAAGGCAGCGGACCATCGAGACACACGTTAGCAATCTCGAAACCCTCTACACCGGATAG
- a CDS encoding aryl-sulfate sulfotransferase, with product MNDRTIRLVLVGILIVSFFPVANAALTAESAVQSTESSVPPNQTLLVSTQGASVEFGAGIFSFNRSSDRIIWKWTDCPNKCFDVDPLGDGETLFVSKTGEKKPFQINGSDSYNWKATHLNRSTGEIYRQFSVPPETHDIDYLGDGRYIVANKILHDSAEQAWLREAKRQGWINESRETHSHLVYIYNATSDEIVWEYRFVDHFPKNAGDGYANDYTHLNDVDVVDNGSAVLLSPREFDRVVLIDKETKETRWTLGAEDEYSTLHEQHNPVLLSNSPPTVLVADSGNDRIVEYTRRNGSWKQTWIYKNELRWPRDADRLPSGNTLIVDTGNDRVIEVTPDGEIVNTTEIAQAPYDAEIAGLGDEPQGPPMYEIRGSDTNTSTEQVSSVESLQRVWLDYHFTASWILPTWVDPIAFGSMHFSILSFGGLIIMRIRHYLEK from the coding sequence ATGAATGATCGTACCATTCGGTTGGTCCTCGTAGGCATTCTCATCGTTTCGTTTTTCCCAGTTGCCAATGCGGCTCTCACAGCCGAAAGTGCGGTTCAGTCCACGGAGTCATCAGTACCGCCCAATCAGACGCTGCTCGTCTCGACACAAGGTGCTTCAGTCGAATTCGGTGCGGGCATATTTTCGTTCAACCGATCGTCTGATCGAATTATCTGGAAATGGACCGACTGTCCGAACAAGTGTTTCGACGTCGATCCACTTGGTGATGGCGAGACACTGTTTGTCTCGAAAACAGGCGAAAAGAAACCGTTCCAGATCAACGGAAGCGACTCGTACAATTGGAAAGCGACACACCTGAACAGGTCGACTGGAGAAATCTACAGACAGTTCAGCGTTCCACCGGAGACGCACGATATCGACTATCTGGGCGACGGGCGATACATTGTCGCTAACAAGATACTACACGATAGTGCCGAGCAAGCGTGGCTTCGAGAAGCGAAACGTCAGGGTTGGATCAACGAATCAAGAGAGACCCACTCGCATCTCGTATACATTTATAACGCCACGAGCGACGAAATCGTCTGGGAATATCGGTTCGTAGACCACTTTCCTAAGAACGCCGGCGACGGCTACGCTAACGACTATACTCATTTGAATGATGTTGATGTTGTGGATAACGGTTCGGCCGTGCTACTGAGTCCACGCGAGTTCGATCGCGTGGTGTTGATCGACAAGGAGACTAAAGAGACACGCTGGACGCTCGGTGCTGAAGACGAGTACTCGACCCTTCATGAGCAACACAATCCCGTACTCCTGTCGAACTCTCCTCCGACAGTCCTTGTTGCTGACAGTGGTAACGATCGTATCGTTGAGTATACCCGGAGAAACGGGTCGTGGAAGCAGACGTGGATATATAAAAATGAGTTACGATGGCCGCGCGACGCTGACCGACTTCCGAGTGGGAATACCTTGATCGTGGACACCGGCAACGACCGAGTGATCGAAGTGACTCCAGACGGCGAAATAGTCAATACCACTGAAATAGCGCAAGCGCCTTACGACGCAGAGATCGCTGGCTTAGGTGACGAGCCACAGGGCCCACCGATGTACGAAATCCGCGGTTCTGACACTAATACGAGTACTGAGCAGGTTTCGTCGGTTGAAAGCCTACAGCGTGTGTGGCTTGATTATCATTTTACTGCAAGTTGGATACTTCCGACATGGGTTGATCCCATAGCCTTCGGATCCATGCATTTCAGCATACTGTCATTTGGGGGGCTTATCATCATGCGGATTAGACACTATCTGGAGAAGTAG